A window from Drosophila subpulchrella strain 33 F10 #4 breed RU33 unplaced genomic scaffold, RU_Dsub_v1.1 Primary Assembly Seq170, whole genome shotgun sequence encodes these proteins:
- the LOC119559101 gene encoding LOW QUALITY PROTEIN: tectonic (The sequence of the model RefSeq protein was modified relative to this genomic sequence to represent the inferred CDS: inserted 3 bases in 3 codons; deleted 3 bases in 2 codons; substituted 3 bases at 3 genomic stop codons) has protein sequence MWWTTYETYSSKIGTSLKYNNTVSLTTTTSTESFATTFSANSQAVSSISPLSEATNTTESTIHSRSIQVFICLRSSSFQQQQFRLEDFQYTHGLPNCXINDGWLCVFRINTKPFKAQPXNSNFNSFSVKQRCKWGDYLRAYISHSRSSPIHYKFGQPLQLWQPETRQLTFFELQVAYKIPQFXLRRSIWHLHPIRSICKIRGSSQLQESLWSTFNLTFTYELQPRPHDLQEQEVKGLIGQICQKGHCMERRTGTQLDIIVNKIDLLLIHNLTHIMEATXNNNNEAFWHQYSLKFITLTDSLAKLTSGPLGYLPTVIFFRMMSQNNSDGKXLFGCFYTNLNMDEFYSLYLPLRKLQXKNCCRDLDHKQVIRFGVDLFTRCELHQAEPLLQECCQGLQAHTRGQLLPHDSSHLDDVAKVFVY, from the exons aTGTGGTGGACCACATACGAAACATATTCCAGTAAAATTGGAACTTCGCTTAAGTACAATAACACAGTATCACTGACCACGACCACTTCCACGGAATCTTTTGCTACTACTTTTTCTGCCAACAGTCAAGCGGTCAGCTCCATCAGCCCATTGTCGGAGGCGACCAACACAACAGAATCCACCATCCACTCTCGAAGC ATACAGGTTTTTATTTGTCTTCGCAGTTCTTCCTTCCAGCAGCAACAATTCCGATTGGAGGACTTCCAGTACACTCATGGCTTGCCTAACTGTTAGATCAACGACGGGTGGCTGTGCGTCTTTCGCATCAACACGAAACCCTTTAAGGCTCAGCCGTAGAATAGCAATTTCAATTCATTCAGCGTTAAA CAGCGTTGTAAATGGGGAGATTACTTGAGAGCCTACATATCGCACTCCCGATCATCTCCAATACACTACAAATTCGGACAGCCGCTACAACTCTGGCAGCCAGAGACCAGACAATTGACTTTTTTCGAGCTGCAAGTCGCCTACAAAATCCCCCAGTTTTAGCTGAGACGGTCAATCTGGCACCTGCATCCAATCAGAAGCATCTGCAAGATAAGGGGGTCTTCCCAGCTGCAAGAGAGTCTCTGGAGCACATTCAATCTAACTTTCACCTATGAGCTGCAACCCAGGCCCCACGATCTACAGGAACAGGAAGTCAAAGGACTGATCGGTCAAATCTGTCAGAAAGGACATTGCATGGAGCGGCGAACGGGCACTCAACTGGATATAATAGTGAATAAAATTGATCTTCTTCTGATTCACAATTTAACACATATTATGGAggcta acaacaacaacaacgaagCCTTTTGGCATCAGTACAGTTTGAAATTCATCACTCTAACCGACTCGCTGGCCAAGCTCACTTCTGGTCCTCTCGGTTACCTGCCTACCGTTATCTTCTTCAGAATGATGTCACAGAACAACAGCGATGGTA GGCTTTTCGGTTGTTTTTACACTAATTTGAATATGGATGAGTTTTACTCGCTTTACCTGCCTTTGCGGAAACTTC AAAAGAATTGCTGTCGCGATCTGGACCACAAACAAGTCATACGCTTTGGTGTGGACCTCTTTACCCGATGTGAGCTGCACCAAGCAGAGCCTCTGCTTCAAGAATGCTGCCAGGGCCTGCAAGCCCATACACGGGGCCAGCTGTTGCCTCACGATTCCAGTCACCTAGATGACGTCGCCAAggtgtttgtttattaa